One region of Rhodocaloribacter litoris genomic DNA includes:
- a CDS encoding DUF3109 family protein: MFAVDHILISDDLLDAPFSCLLGACRGGCCVHGESGAPLEPGERALLEAALPRVRKYLTPEALAVIERDGVWEEVEPGAYATTCVDGAACVFVTYDGPVAKCALQKAYLAGRIDFPKPISCHLFPVRVQTYGDIEVLNYEQVPLCEAARKHGRRHNVQLVDFLREPLVRKYGMDWYEKFRLAWTQRRDALAPASRPG; the protein is encoded by the coding sequence ATGTTTGCTGTAGACCACATCCTCATTTCCGACGACCTGCTCGACGCGCCGTTCTCCTGCCTGCTCGGCGCGTGCCGGGGCGGGTGTTGCGTGCACGGCGAGTCCGGGGCCCCGCTCGAACCCGGGGAACGGGCTCTCCTCGAAGCCGCCCTGCCCCGGGTGCGCAAGTATCTTACGCCCGAAGCCCTGGCCGTCATCGAACGCGACGGCGTGTGGGAAGAGGTGGAACCGGGTGCCTACGCCACCACCTGCGTCGACGGCGCCGCCTGCGTCTTCGTCACCTACGACGGCCCCGTCGCCAAATGCGCCCTGCAGAAAGCCTACCTCGCCGGCCGCATCGACTTTCCCAAGCCGATCTCCTGCCACCTCTTCCCGGTACGGGTGCAGACCTACGGCGACATCGAGGTGCTCAACTACGAACAGGTGCCGCTCTGCGAAGCCGCCCGCAAACATGGCCGCCGTCACAACGTTCAACTGGTAGATTTCCTGCGCGAACCGCTCGTGCGCAAATATGGAATGGACTGGTATGAAAAATTCCGGCTGGCCTGGACGCAACGCCGCGACGCCCTCGCGCCGGCCTCGCGACCGGGCTAG
- the rpoN gene encoding RNA polymerase factor sigma-54 translates to MLNLQQKQTLQQKLSPQQIQYIKLLQLPTLALEQRIKAELEANPLLEEGEEDEELQELEDNLESEEPQEAADTAGEEETAEEPEIDKEEEYDWDEYLNSADDLYGYKARVDQPDEEDRRELPMPARVSMTEHLMDQLLFLDLDETDTLIAEQIIGSIDEDGYLRRPLESIIDDIAFNHGVLPTEDDVERVLRRIQRLDPPGIAARDLRECLLVQLELMDEDTPGRDVARRMLQEAYKAFTMKHFDAIMKKLGVSGEELKEAYDLIQRLNPKPGEGEFTPTQNYITPDFTVRYIDGEFIISLNSGNAPQLRISRQYRQMLEKLSAAQKKGHRENGIDAETKAFLKSKLESARWFINSINQRRQTMLKVMHAIVQLQEDFFKFGEGYLKPMILKDVAELIDMDISTVSRVVNGKYVQCDFGVYELKYFFSEGLTTESGEEVSNKEVKAIIESIIAGEDKKKPLSDQKIAKMLEKRGFKIARRTVTKYREQLGIPVARLRKEIVLQ, encoded by the coding sequence ATGCTCAACCTCCAGCAAAAACAGACGCTTCAGCAGAAGCTCTCTCCCCAGCAGATTCAATATATCAAGCTGCTGCAACTGCCCACGCTTGCGCTCGAACAGCGGATCAAGGCCGAACTGGAGGCCAACCCGCTGCTGGAAGAGGGAGAGGAAGACGAGGAACTCCAGGAGCTGGAAGACAACCTGGAGAGCGAGGAGCCCCAGGAGGCCGCAGACACCGCCGGCGAGGAGGAGACGGCGGAAGAACCCGAGATCGACAAGGAGGAAGAATACGACTGGGACGAATACCTCAACAGCGCAGACGACCTCTACGGCTACAAGGCCCGCGTCGACCAGCCGGACGAGGAGGACCGGCGCGAGTTGCCCATGCCCGCCCGCGTCAGCATGACCGAGCACCTCATGGACCAGCTCCTCTTTCTCGATCTGGACGAAACCGACACCCTCATCGCCGAACAGATCATCGGCTCCATCGACGAGGACGGGTACCTCCGCCGCCCCCTCGAATCCATCATCGACGACATTGCCTTCAACCACGGCGTCCTGCCCACGGAGGACGACGTCGAGCGCGTGCTCCGGCGCATCCAGCGGCTCGATCCCCCCGGCATCGCCGCACGCGACCTGCGCGAATGCCTCCTCGTGCAGCTCGAACTGATGGACGAAGACACCCCCGGCCGCGACGTCGCCCGCCGCATGCTGCAAGAGGCGTACAAAGCCTTCACCATGAAGCACTTCGACGCCATCATGAAGAAGCTCGGCGTCTCGGGCGAAGAGCTCAAGGAAGCCTACGACCTCATCCAGCGGCTCAACCCCAAACCCGGCGAAGGCGAGTTCACCCCCACGCAGAACTACATCACACCCGACTTCACCGTCCGCTACATCGACGGGGAATTCATCATCTCGCTCAACAGCGGCAACGCCCCGCAGCTGCGCATCTCCCGGCAATACCGCCAGATGCTCGAAAAGCTCTCCGCCGCCCAGAAAAAGGGGCACCGCGAAAACGGTATCGACGCCGAGACGAAAGCCTTCCTCAAAAGCAAACTCGAATCCGCCCGCTGGTTCATCAACTCCATCAACCAGCGGCGCCAGACGATGCTCAAGGTGATGCACGCCATCGTGCAACTGCAGGAAGACTTCTTCAAGTTCGGGGAAGGGTACCTCAAGCCGATGATCCTCAAGGACGTCGCCGAGTTGATCGACATGGACATCTCGACCGTCAGCCGCGTCGTCAACGGCAAATACGTGCAGTGCGACTTCGGGGTCTATGAACTCAAGTACTTCTTCTCCGAGGGCCTGACGACCGAGAGCGGCGAGGAGGTGTCGAACAAGGAGGTCAAGGCGATCATCGAGAGCATCATCGCCGGCGAAGACAAGAAGAAACCCCTTTCGGACCAGAAGATCGCCAAGATGCTGGAGAAGCGGGGCTTCAAGATTGCCCGCCGGACGGTGACGAAATACCGCGAGCAACTGGGCATTCCCGTGGCACGGCTTCGCAAAGAGATCGTGCTGCAGTAA
- a CDS encoding sensor histidine kinase — protein sequence MTFSLPARSAAALALVYFLLALLSITLATRAGYVAFIWPPVAVLLGVLLRSTPARWPLFLGACFVADVAANLLLGGTLPATLGLAAGSLAEVLPGAWLLQRHFGRPFRLTTLPAALGFLLVACLTPLPGALLGATVLHAALGAPWLEALRIWWASTALAMIIVAPVLLTWTPAAGAVFRRRHAALEAAGLVLLLLATTTFVFTRPFTPLLFLLLPLLIWGALRFGPAGHSLTALLLTTAALAWTYAGHGPIAATGAAPALQAHLLQLFLTSIAAPSLLVAVIVTALRRSAVERERLIHTLESQKAELERFAYTISHELKTPLVTITGFAGLIRDDLARADTVRAEDDLSIIEQAARTMQQSLDHLLELTRLGRPIGAPRRVRLRDLVDDALATVAARIEQKGATILVADDLPTVRGDPQRLREVLTILLDNALKFTKPSEAPRIEIGARPANPHPVCFVKDNGTGIEPVYHERVFDLFERLEATHEGAGAGLALARRIVEAHGGRIWIESAGRGRGTTVCFSLPLESSGK from the coding sequence ATGACCTTTTCGCTTCCGGCACGAAGTGCTGCGGCGCTGGCGCTGGTCTACTTTCTGCTGGCGCTTCTGTCGATCACGCTGGCGACGCGTGCCGGGTATGTGGCGTTCATCTGGCCGCCCGTGGCCGTCCTGCTGGGGGTGTTGCTGCGGAGCACACCGGCCCGGTGGCCGCTGTTCCTGGGAGCCTGTTTCGTCGCCGACGTGGCCGCCAACCTGCTCCTGGGCGGGACCCTGCCCGCGACGCTGGGGCTGGCCGCGGGCAGCCTGGCGGAGGTGTTGCCGGGTGCCTGGCTGCTGCAGCGGCACTTCGGGCGGCCCTTCCGCCTGACGACCCTGCCCGCGGCGCTGGGCTTCCTGCTGGTGGCCTGCCTGACGCCCCTGCCGGGCGCCCTCCTCGGTGCGACGGTCCTCCACGCGGCCCTGGGAGCCCCCTGGCTGGAGGCCCTGCGCATCTGGTGGGCCTCGACGGCGCTGGCGATGATCATCGTGGCACCGGTCCTGCTGACCTGGACGCCCGCGGCCGGGGCCGTCTTCCGCCGGCGCCACGCCGCGCTCGAAGCGGCGGGCCTCGTCCTGCTCCTCCTGGCGACGACGACCTTCGTCTTCACTCGCCCCTTCACCCCCCTGCTGTTCCTGCTGCTGCCGCTGCTGATCTGGGGTGCGCTGCGCTTCGGACCGGCCGGCCACAGCCTGACCGCGCTGCTCCTCACCACCGCTGCGCTGGCATGGACGTATGCCGGTCACGGCCCCATCGCCGCGACCGGCGCCGCACCGGCCCTGCAGGCGCACCTCCTGCAACTTTTCCTCACCTCCATCGCCGCGCCGTCGCTCCTCGTCGCCGTGATCGTCACGGCCCTGCGCCGGAGCGCGGTGGAACGGGAACGGCTCATCCACACCCTGGAAAGCCAGAAAGCCGAGCTGGAGCGCTTCGCCTACACCATCTCGCACGAGCTGAAGACGCCGCTCGTCACGATCACCGGCTTTGCCGGGCTGATCCGCGACGACCTGGCCCGTGCCGACACCGTGCGGGCCGAAGACGACCTCTCGATCATCGAACAGGCCGCCCGGACGATGCAGCAGTCCCTCGATCACCTGCTCGAGCTGACCCGCCTGGGGCGACCCATAGGCGCCCCCCGGCGCGTCCGCCTGCGCGACCTCGTCGACGACGCCCTGGCGACCGTCGCCGCACGCATCGAACAGAAGGGCGCCACCATCCTCGTGGCCGACGACCTGCCCACCGTCCGGGGCGATCCCCAGCGCCTGCGCGAGGTGCTGACCATTCTGCTCGACAATGCCCTCAAGTTCACCAAACCCTCGGAAGCGCCCCGGATCGAGATCGGCGCCCGGCCGGCCAACCCGCACCCCGTTTGCTTCGTGAAAGACAACGGCACCGGCATCGAACCCGTCTATCACGAGCGGGTCTTCGATCTGTTCGAGCGGCTGGAGGCCACCCACGAGGGAGCCGGGGCGGGCCTGGCCCTGGCCCGGCGCATCGTCGAGGCCCACGGCGGCCGCATCTGGATCGAGTCGGCGGGACGGGGACGGGGCACGACGGTCTGCTTCAGCCTGCCCCTCGAATCTTCCGGGAAATAG
- a CDS encoding aminotransferase class V-fold PLP-dependent enzyme, with protein MDLLHAPRLQPFGPRSQREALLERLRPEFYGLDTEYELADGRRARRIYLDSAASNLRLKVADAIVHRALAHYANTHSQLHFGARIMTALYHQAHRIVLDFVGADDAYTAVFHGNGVTGCINRMARVLAHKRPERDVVITTLMEHHANDLPHRKHAGKVVHVPLEHDPDGEAGRVDLEALAEAIEAHADRLNYVAITCASNVTGIINPVHEIARMAHAAGALVLVDAAQSAAHLPLSVVAEDPAENLDVLVMSGHKIYAPGSPGVIVARKDLFLGLEPEEIGGGVVTFVDARRYTITDRLPDREETGTPNIPGALALAATLYLMGRIGMDVIEADERQLTQYALDRFEAIPGLHLYGSHRLEVADRIGVITFNIEGLPHGFVTAVLNDYFGIAVRNECFCAQPFVRQLLGIADEHGVAPDACMTRVHDATEKPGMVRVSFGLYNTRADVDAAAEALRHIAGHAEDYAPHYVPVPDGSGDFRHVSFRFRPHDAFDLEREVDAWLRDNLV; from the coding sequence ATGGACCTGCTGCACGCCCCGCGCCTGCAACCCTTCGGCCCGCGCTCGCAGCGGGAAGCCCTGCTCGAACGGCTCCGGCCCGAATTCTACGGGCTCGACACCGAGTACGAACTGGCCGACGGCCGGCGCGCCCGCCGCATCTACCTGGACAGCGCCGCCTCCAACCTGCGCCTGAAGGTCGCCGACGCCATCGTGCACCGGGCGCTGGCCCACTACGCCAACACGCACTCGCAGCTCCACTTCGGCGCCCGCATCATGACGGCGCTCTACCACCAGGCCCACCGGATCGTGCTCGACTTCGTGGGGGCCGACGACGCCTACACCGCCGTCTTCCACGGCAACGGGGTCACGGGCTGCATCAACCGGATGGCACGGGTGCTGGCGCACAAACGACCCGAGCGCGACGTGGTCATCACCACGCTGATGGAGCACCACGCCAACGACCTGCCCCACCGCAAGCACGCCGGGAAGGTGGTGCACGTGCCGCTCGAGCACGACCCCGACGGTGAGGCGGGGCGCGTCGACCTGGAAGCCCTGGCCGAAGCCATCGAGGCCCACGCCGACCGGCTCAACTACGTGGCCATCACCTGCGCCTCGAACGTGACGGGCATCATCAACCCGGTGCACGAGATCGCCCGCATGGCCCACGCGGCCGGGGCTCTGGTGCTCGTCGACGCCGCCCAGTCGGCCGCCCACCTGCCCCTCTCGGTGGTGGCCGAAGACCCCGCCGAAAACCTCGACGTGCTCGTGATGAGCGGGCACAAGATCTACGCGCCCGGCAGCCCCGGCGTCATCGTGGCCCGGAAAGACCTGTTCCTGGGGCTGGAGCCGGAGGAGATCGGCGGCGGCGTGGTCACCTTCGTCGACGCCAGGCGCTATACCATCACCGACCGGCTGCCCGACCGTGAGGAGACCGGCACGCCGAACATCCCCGGCGCGCTGGCGCTGGCCGCCACGCTCTACCTGATGGGCCGCATCGGTATGGATGTGATCGAGGCGGACGAACGGCAGCTGACGCAGTACGCTCTGGACCGCTTCGAAGCCATCCCGGGCCTGCACCTCTACGGCTCGCACCGGCTCGAAGTGGCCGACCGCATCGGCGTCATCACGTTCAACATCGAGGGGCTGCCCCACGGCTTCGTCACGGCCGTGCTGAACGACTACTTCGGCATCGCCGTGCGGAACGAGTGCTTCTGCGCCCAACCCTTCGTGCGCCAGCTCCTGGGCATCGCCGACGAGCACGGCGTGGCACCGGACGCCTGCATGACCCGCGTGCACGACGCCACCGAGAAGCCCGGCATGGTGCGTGTCTCCTTCGGCCTCTACAACACGCGCGCGGACGTGGACGCCGCCGCCGAGGCCCTCCGCCACATCGCCGGGCACGCCGAAGACTACGCCCCGCACTACGTCCCCGTCCCCGACGGCAGCGGCGACTTCCGGCACGTCTCCTTCCGCTTCCGCCCCCACGACGCCTTCGACCTCGAACGCGAGGTGGATGCCTGGCTCCGGGACAACCTCGTCTGA
- a CDS encoding IS4 family transposase, with translation MDTEAIPDLPEVDELSTWLVHELHDMALGDKRLDRRLLDTGAKLAARPSVSINQACADWADTKAAYRLFDNAKTTAEKIRAPHYRRTRERAQGHKRLFAIQDTTYLNYTHHPSTKGLGPIGTAQQNLSGIVMHTSLLMTEQGLPLGLAGQAIWVRPPTMHQRTADERRKLPIEEKESSKWLQALQQTQAVVPPEAQLITIGDSESDLFELFHQARTLETDLLVRAAQNRSVCAPEVGRLWEVMGRQAACGQLQVLVPARKGKPKRQASVTVRFAPVSLKAPRHLRKKMGDMPLYAVLVQEEAPPAEDPPLCWLLLSTVPVHRFADAVERIRWYGLRWQIEVYHKVLKSGCRVEKAQLASVERLMPYLALFSIIAWRLFWMTLVARHAPDAPCTLVLAEHEWRALYAFHHKTQQVPARPPTVGQVVLWIARLGGFLARKSDGPPGVTVLWRGWQRLTDIASAWLVFHPS, from the coding sequence ATGGATACGGAAGCAATCCCAGACCTCCCTGAGGTCGATGAACTCTCCACCTGGCTTGTGCATGAATTGCACGACATGGCGCTGGGCGACAAGCGCCTGGACCGGCGACTGCTCGACACCGGCGCCAAACTGGCGGCCAGGCCTTCGGTGTCGATCAATCAGGCCTGTGCGGATTGGGCCGACACCAAGGCCGCCTACCGGCTCTTCGACAATGCCAAAACGACCGCCGAGAAGATCCGGGCGCCCCATTATCGCCGTACGCGGGAGCGGGCCCAGGGGCACAAACGGCTCTTTGCCATTCAGGATACGACCTACCTGAACTATACCCATCATCCCAGTACAAAGGGGCTCGGACCCATCGGCACCGCGCAGCAGAACCTGTCCGGCATAGTCATGCACACCAGCCTGCTCATGACCGAGCAGGGCCTTCCGCTCGGATTGGCCGGTCAGGCCATCTGGGTGCGCCCCCCCACGATGCACCAGCGCACCGCAGACGAACGACGCAAGCTGCCCATCGAAGAGAAGGAAAGTTCCAAGTGGCTCCAGGCCCTGCAACAGACCCAGGCCGTCGTTCCCCCCGAGGCCCAGCTCATCACCATCGGCGACAGCGAGTCCGACCTTTTTGAGCTTTTTCACCAGGCCCGCACCCTGGAGACCGACCTGCTGGTGCGAGCCGCCCAGAACCGCTCCGTCTGTGCACCCGAAGTGGGGCGGCTCTGGGAGGTGATGGGCCGGCAAGCGGCGTGCGGGCAGTTGCAGGTGCTCGTCCCCGCCCGCAAAGGGAAGCCGAAACGCCAGGCCTCGGTCACGGTGCGCTTTGCGCCTGTGAGCTTGAAAGCCCCTCGGCACCTGCGCAAAAAGATGGGCGATATGCCGCTCTATGCGGTGCTGGTGCAAGAGGAGGCCCCGCCCGCGGAGGACCCGCCTTTGTGCTGGCTTCTTTTGAGCACGGTGCCGGTGCATCGTTTTGCCGACGCCGTGGAGCGGATCCGGTGGTACGGCCTGCGCTGGCAGATTGAGGTCTATCACAAGGTGCTCAAATCGGGATGCCGTGTGGAAAAAGCCCAGTTGGCCAGCGTGGAGCGTCTGATGCCCTATCTGGCCCTGTTCAGCATCATAGCCTGGCGTCTTTTCTGGATGACCCTGGTGGCCCGTCATGCGCCTGATGCGCCCTGCACGCTGGTGCTGGCCGAGCATGAGTGGCGGGCTCTGTATGCCTTCCACCACAAGACGCAGCAGGTGCCTGCCCGGCCGCCCACGGTGGGCCAGGTGGTCCTGTGGATCGCCCGGCTGGGCGGCTTTCTGGCTCGCAAAAGCGATGGGCCTCCGGGTGTCACTGTGCTCTGGCGCGGCTGGCAACGTCTCACCGATATCGCCTCCGCCTGGCTCGTCTTTCACCCCTCCTGA
- a CDS encoding M1 family metallopeptidase → MRALLIAGLVWLGSVAPVAAQQVAPAPRPTIADGPLSERRVSYTMDVTLDPEARTVRGTERVTWRNPDRVPVDELQFHLYLNAFKNERSTFMRESGGRHRGFSAGGDDAWGGITVDRMALAPASDVLPQPLYTAPQTDLTGAITFIRPDDGNPDDETVIAVKLPRPVAPGETIALDIDFTAKLPRIFARTGWAETEQGNLFFMVAQWFPKLGVYEVPGQRYVPADAPRGRWNTHQFHANSEFYADFGTYDVTMTVPEGYVVGATGVQVAEETAGGQTRLTYRAEDVHDFAWTASPDFLEFTDTWRHVQLRLLIQPHHAGQVQRHFDAAKAALERFDAWVGEYPYTTLTLVDGIGGSNGMEYPTLITCGTTYMLPSWLRLVEVVTVHEFGHQYFYGMLASNEAEEAWLDEGINSYMEARIMDEAYGPGAVIDLPFLKVSDAGMQRLMYTKNAPGRGAIYTRSWEYAFPGDYSKASYAKPATVLFTLENYLGWERMQEVLRTYYARWRFRHPTTRDFIAVVEEVAGEDMDWFFEPYVYGTAVVDYAVASIGSRRTDPPGGAADTAETWYRNEVTLERRRDGTFPQTLYVRFSDGTEETVSWDGTAAWERFTFNRPARLVEAFLDPEDHVRLDVNRLDNRRVSRPDHTLARREQLRFTTRLQQLLYLAAALF, encoded by the coding sequence ATGAGAGCCCTGCTTATCGCCGGCCTGGTGTGGCTCGGGTCGGTGGCCCCGGTGGCGGCGCAGCAGGTGGCGCCGGCGCCCCGGCCGACCATCGCCGACGGGCCGCTGAGCGAGCGCCGCGTCAGCTACACGATGGACGTCACGCTCGACCCCGAGGCCCGCACCGTGCGCGGCACCGAGCGCGTCACCTGGCGCAACCCGGACCGCGTGCCCGTCGACGAGCTGCAGTTCCACCTCTACCTGAACGCCTTCAAGAACGAGCGCTCAACGTTCATGCGCGAGAGCGGCGGGCGGCACCGGGGCTTCTCGGCCGGGGGCGACGACGCCTGGGGCGGCATCACCGTGGACCGCATGGCCCTCGCCCCGGCCTCGGACGTGCTGCCGCAGCCGCTCTACACGGCGCCCCAGACCGACCTCACCGGTGCCATTACCTTCATCCGCCCGGACGACGGCAACCCGGACGACGAGACGGTCATCGCGGTGAAGCTGCCCCGCCCCGTGGCCCCCGGCGAGACCATCGCCCTGGACATCGACTTCACGGCGAAGCTGCCCCGCATCTTCGCCCGCACGGGCTGGGCCGAGACGGAGCAGGGCAACCTCTTCTTCATGGTCGCCCAGTGGTTCCCCAAGCTCGGCGTCTACGAGGTGCCGGGCCAGCGGTACGTGCCGGCGGACGCCCCCCGCGGCCGGTGGAACACCCACCAGTTCCACGCCAACAGCGAGTTCTACGCCGACTTCGGGACGTACGACGTGACGATGACCGTGCCCGAGGGCTACGTCGTCGGCGCCACGGGCGTGCAGGTGGCCGAGGAGACCGCCGGCGGCCAGACGAGGCTCACCTATCGCGCCGAAGACGTGCACGACTTCGCCTGGACCGCCTCGCCCGACTTCCTCGAATTCACGGACACGTGGCGGCACGTGCAGCTACGCCTGCTCATCCAGCCCCACCACGCCGGCCAGGTCCAGCGCCACTTCGATGCCGCGAAGGCCGCCCTCGAACGCTTCGACGCCTGGGTGGGCGAATACCCATACACGACCCTCACCCTGGTCGACGGCATCGGCGGGAGCAACGGCATGGAGTACCCGACGCTCATCACCTGCGGCACCACGTACATGCTCCCTTCGTGGCTGCGTCTGGTGGAGGTGGTCACCGTGCACGAGTTCGGCCACCAGTACTTCTACGGGATGCTGGCCAGCAACGAGGCCGAGGAGGCCTGGCTGGACGAGGGGATCAACTCGTACATGGAGGCCCGCATCATGGACGAGGCATACGGCCCCGGCGCCGTCATCGACCTGCCCTTCCTCAAGGTGAGCGATGCGGGCATGCAGCGGCTCATGTACACGAAGAACGCGCCCGGGCGCGGCGCCATCTACACCCGCTCGTGGGAATATGCTTTCCCGGGTGACTACAGCAAGGCGTCGTATGCCAAGCCGGCCACGGTTCTGTTCACGCTGGAGAACTACCTGGGGTGGGAGCGCATGCAGGAGGTCCTGCGCACGTACTATGCCCGCTGGCGCTTCCGCCACCCCACCACGCGCGACTTCATCGCCGTCGTGGAAGAAGTCGCCGGGGAGGACATGGACTGGTTCTTCGAGCCGTACGTCTACGGCACGGCCGTGGTGGACTATGCCGTCGCCTCGATCGGCAGCCGCCGTACCGACCCGCCCGGCGGCGCGGCGGACACGGCGGAGACGTGGTACCGGAATGAGGTCACCCTGGAACGACGGCGCGACGGCACCTTCCCGCAGACGCTCTACGTTCGCTTCTCCGACGGCACCGAGGAAACCGTCTCCTGGGACGGCACGGCGGCCTGGGAACGCTTCACCTTCAACCGCCCGGCCCGCCTCGTCGAAGCCTTCCTCGACCCCGAGGACCACGTGCGCCTCGACGTCAACCGGCTCGACAACCGCCGCGTGAGCCGGCCCGACCATACCCTCGCCCGCAGGGAGCAGCTGCGCTTCACCACGCGGCTGCAACAGCTCCTCTACCTCGCTGCCGCCCTCTTCTAA
- a CDS encoding TlpA family protein disulfide reductase, whose protein sequence is MYQDPALPALPDSTLPAFRFPFTSGEGAFSTEQLGEKPHLLIVFTPEDCSVCFSEIPFWERLQATFGDRVNVVGIVSGHPAEKSTAFLKRRKINIPVAVDPEGRMLDFLQLRNTGLTPVKVFVDPSGRVWHVARTTYANALAQLRYARALHTLLGQSETRDRRYRARLPE, encoded by the coding sequence GTGTACCAGGACCCGGCCCTGCCCGCACTACCGGACTCGACCTTGCCCGCCTTCCGATTTCCTTTCACGAGCGGGGAGGGTGCATTCTCCACGGAACAACTCGGCGAAAAGCCCCACCTTTTGATCGTATTTACCCCGGAGGACTGCTCGGTCTGCTTCAGCGAAATCCCTTTCTGGGAGCGGCTGCAGGCTACGTTCGGAGATCGGGTCAACGTCGTGGGCATTGTGTCGGGCCACCCGGCGGAAAAGAGCACAGCATTCCTGAAAAGGCGAAAAATCAACATTCCGGTTGCTGTGGATCCGGAGGGTCGTATGCTCGATTTTTTACAACTCAGGAACACGGGCTTGACGCCGGTAAAAGTCTTCGTTGATCCGTCAGGGCGTGTGTGGCATGTGGCACGTACCACGTATGCCAATGCGCTGGCACAATTACGTTACGCCCGGGCGCTCCATACCCTCCTCGGACAATCTGAAACCCGGGACAGGCGTTACAGAGCACGTTTACCTGAGTAG
- a CDS encoding 6-bladed beta-propeller, translating to MKQCLPDRETRTLLILALILLVAVPGCAGQAEDTRAGNRTETTALPRDPEPATFDEVFALQRTTVLEGSAEEPLFDMGHFAVSEDHFVIPDPQNHRVLRFRRDGTFVDAWGRNGQGPGEFTEPDWVGLDRQGRIFVRENTPNFRVQFFDAAGQYLDTFPLYTFGPLTQSFLVEEAGAVRFVTVTHIYCDEERREQGFCTVQEQDLEGEVLRRYAPEREIQPDFRGLPFIAGRDASGRMYLAHRRGDRVAVYDAAGRLERVIDLKPSPDVVPLDMAALPRDPVKSARQSDKMKYTLVRNIYPVGDYVVIDFWRANFPGDGPRVVINVFDREGRLLYHGIEHERGITQGAGDRFYIVTQDEAYDFGRYEIREYTLRLP from the coding sequence ATGAAACAATGCCTTCCTGATAGGGAAACGCGAACCCTGCTCATCCTGGCCCTTATCCTGCTGGTTGCCGTCCCCGGATGCGCGGGACAGGCCGAGGATACCCGGGCCGGCAACAGAACGGAAACGACGGCTCTGCCCCGCGATCCCGAACCGGCTACGTTCGACGAGGTTTTTGCCCTGCAGCGAACCACCGTGCTCGAAGGCTCCGCCGAAGAACCCCTCTTCGACATGGGCCACTTCGCCGTCTCCGAAGACCACTTCGTCATCCCCGACCCGCAGAACCACCGCGTGCTGCGCTTCCGGCGCGACGGCACCTTCGTCGACGCCTGGGGACGCAACGGCCAGGGACCCGGCGAGTTCACCGAACCGGACTGGGTGGGCCTCGACCGCCAGGGACGCATCTTCGTCCGGGAGAACACGCCCAACTTCCGGGTGCAGTTCTTCGATGCGGCCGGGCAGTACCTCGACACGTTCCCGCTCTACACCTTCGGCCCGCTGACGCAGTCCTTCCTCGTGGAAGAGGCCGGGGCGGTGCGCTTCGTCACGGTGACGCACATCTACTGCGACGAGGAGCGGCGGGAGCAGGGGTTCTGCACGGTGCAGGAGCAGGACCTGGAGGGGGAGGTGCTGCGCCGCTACGCCCCCGAACGCGAGATCCAGCCAGACTTCAGGGGGCTGCCCTTCATCGCGGGGCGGGATGCCTCGGGGCGGATGTACCTGGCGCATCGGAGGGGGGACCGGGTGGCGGTCTACGACGCGGCGGGCCGGCTGGAGCGGGTCATCGACCTGAAGCCCTCCCCCGACGTGGTCCCGCTCGACATGGCCGCGCTCCCGCGTGATCCTGTAAAGAGCGCGAGGCAATCCGATAAGATGAAGTATACCCTGGTCCGGAATATCTACCCGGTGGGGGACTACGTGGTGATCGACTTCTGGCGGGCCAACTTTCCGGGAGACGGGCCGCGTGTGGTGATCAACGTGTTCGACCGCGAGGGGCGGCTGCTCTACCACGGGATCGAGCACGAGCGGGGGATCACGCAGGGGGCCGGGGATCGGTTCTACATCGTCACCCAGGACGAGGCGTATGACTTCGGGCGGTACGAGATCCGCGAATACACGCTGCGCCTGCCTTGA